The following proteins are encoded in a genomic region of Arcobacter cloacae:
- a CDS encoding DUF2156 domain-containing protein, with product MSTLTISNYTLKHFDLRAKESMNEYLKLINVDVSDYTFAGNYIWLSTATGFYTIVNDTFCLFILNSGELSMLLPPIGKKENTYEAMLRCFEIMNSHNSNRNYSKIEYVHEELLEGFVDYLEEGTLVYEMLKDFIIEKKLVDYIYKTEDLIDLKGDSYKSKRNEINRFRKVYPNYRLEILDKEKHSKEVLALFNKWVKDRTTYMPKEEVEIFLDGIYFERFAIKRLINDYDKLDIIGLVIYIDDEIKGFTVGERINENTASVIIEKTDFEVLGCAQFIFREFTKILKDKYNIEYINVGDDMGFENLKKVKMSYRPKKLVPKYTIYQK from the coding sequence CAATTAGCAACTACACTTTAAAACACTTTGATTTAAGAGCAAAAGAGAGTATGAATGAGTATTTGAAACTAATAAATGTAGATGTTAGTGACTATACTTTTGCAGGTAATTATATTTGGCTTTCAACAGCAACAGGATTTTATACGATTGTAAATGATACTTTTTGTTTATTTATTTTAAATTCAGGTGAGTTATCTATGCTTTTACCTCCAATTGGAAAAAAAGAGAATACTTATGAAGCAATGCTAAGATGTTTTGAAATTATGAATTCACACAACAGTAATAGAAATTATTCAAAAATAGAGTATGTACATGAAGAATTACTTGAAGGGTTTGTGGATTATTTGGAAGAGGGTACTTTAGTTTATGAGATGCTAAAGGATTTTATTATTGAAAAAAAACTTGTTGATTATATTTATAAAACTGAAGATTTGATAGATTTAAAAGGGGATTCTTATAAATCAAAAAGAAATGAAATAAATAGATTTAGAAAAGTTTATCCAAATTATAGATTAGAAATTTTAGATAAAGAAAAACATTCAAAAGAGGTACTAGCACTTTTTAATAAATGGGTAAAAGATAGAACAACTTATATGCCAAAAGAGGAAGTAGAAATCTTTTTAGATGGGATTTATTTTGAAAGATTTGCTATAAAAAGGCTTATAAATGATTATGATAAACTTGATATTATAGGACTTGTAATCTATATCGATGATGAAATAAAAGGTTTTACAGTTGGTGAGAGAATAAATGAAAATACAGCAAGTGTAATTATAGAAAAAACAGATTTTGAGGTTCTAGGTTGTGCTCAATTTATTTTTAGGGAATTTACAAAAATTTTAAAAGATAAATATAATATAGAGTATATAAATGTTGGAGATGATATGGGATTCGAAAATCTTAAAAAAGTAAAAATGTCATATCGACCTAAAAAATTAGTTCCAAAATATACGATTTATCAAAAATGA
- a CDS encoding GNAT family N-acetyltransferase has translation MITKAKIEDLNSLFNLECKVFKDDSFALSKNSFRYHILKNRIFKIELENKIAGYILWLERKKYFRLYSLAIDTNFQGLGLASKLLDYSFTNLEKNEFSLEVKISNKNAIKLYEKFGFKIKMVLENYYENEDGYLMIKNRA, from the coding sequence ATGATTACAAAAGCAAAAATAGAAGATTTAAACTCTTTGTTTAATCTTGAGTGTAAAGTTTTTAAAGATGATTCTTTTGCTTTAAGCAAAAATAGTTTTAGATACCATATTTTGAAAAATAGAATTTTTAAAATAGAACTTGAAAATAAAATAGCAGGATATATTTTATGGCTTGAAAGAAAAAAATATTTTAGATTATATTCTTTAGCAATTGATACAAATTTTCAAGGGTTAGGCTTGGCTTCAAAATTATTGGATTATAGTTTTACTAATTTAGAAAAAAATGAATTTAGCCTTGAAGTAAAAATATCAAACAAAAATGCAATAAAATTGTATGAAAAATTTGGTTTTAAAATTAAAATGGTTTTAGAAAATTATTATGAAAATGAAGATGGATATTTGATGATAAAAAATAGGGCATAG
- the rpiB gene encoding ribose 5-phosphate isomerase B, with amino-acid sequence MKYFIGADHAGIDIKTYVKELFEAKGHEVIDLGPNSKDRVDYPDYAALVCKNVLENENSKGILICGSGIGMSMAANKFDGIRAALCHNEYSAKMAREHNDANIICLGERVSGYGMIEAIVDAWDKASFEGGRHTQRVEKINALGKMKSCRA; translated from the coding sequence ATGAAATATTTTATCGGTGCTGATCATGCAGGAATTGATATTAAAACTTATGTAAAAGAACTTTTTGAAGCAAAAGGTCATGAAGTAATAGATTTAGGACCAAATAGTAAAGATAGAGTTGATTATCCTGATTATGCTGCACTTGTTTGTAAAAATGTATTAGAAAATGAAAACTCTAAAGGTATTTTAATTTGTGGTTCTGGTATTGGTATGAGTATGGCCGCAAATAAATTTGATGGTATTAGAGCAGCTCTTTGTCACAATGAATACAGTGCAAAAATGGCAAGAGAACATAATGATGCAAACATCATTTGTTTAGGGGAAAGAGTTTCTGGTTATGGAATGATTGAAGCTATTGTTGATGCTTGGGATAAAGCCTCTTTTGAAGGTGGAAGACATACTCAAAGAGTTGAAAAAATCAATGCACTAGGTAAAATGAAAAGTTGTAGAGCATAG
- the lepB gene encoding signal peptidase I — translation MFKKIYNWSSSWTGTIVIVLGIIFFVAQAFVIPSGSMKNTLLIGDMLFVKKFSYGIPTPRIPWLEIKVLPDFNDNGHLIEGPRPQRGDIVVFRYPKNELIHYVKRAVATGGDLVAIKDKNLLLHPKEGNEFVKANYPKESIIEVGDKLWVVNPYMKEHPGIHHDPSVVDNGLNPSELFNMMPIMVPEDETFMMGDNRDHSNDSRFWGTVHYKYIVGKPWFIYFSWDDNFEIRWDRVLRTVESLEEEIINKDFKIEHKEGIY, via the coding sequence ATGTTTAAAAAAATATACAACTGGTCTTCATCTTGGACTGGTACTATCGTAATTGTTTTAGGAATCATATTTTTTGTTGCTCAAGCTTTTGTGATTCCAAGTGGAAGTATGAAAAACACTCTTTTAATTGGCGATATGCTTTTTGTTAAAAAATTCTCTTATGGAATTCCAACTCCAAGAATTCCATGGTTAGAAATAAAAGTTTTACCTGATTTTAATGACAATGGACACCTAATTGAAGGACCAAGACCACAAAGAGGGGATATTGTTGTTTTTAGATATCCTAAAAATGAATTAATTCACTATGTAAAAAGAGCTGTTGCAACAGGTGGAGATTTAGTTGCTATCAAAGATAAAAATCTTCTTTTACATCCAAAAGAAGGAAATGAGTTTGTAAAAGCTAACTATCCAAAAGAGAGTATCATAGAAGTTGGAGATAAATTATGGGTTGTTAATCCATATATGAAAGAACATCCAGGAATTCACCATGACCCAAGTGTTGTAGATAATGGATTAAATCCTAGTGAACTTTTCAATATGATGCCTATTATGGTTCCTGAAGATGAAACTTTCATGATGGGAGATAATAGAGACCATTCAAATGACTCAAGATTTTGGGGGACAGTTCATTATAAATATATAGTTGGAAAACCTTGGTTTATATATTTTTCATGGGATGATAACTTTGAAATTAGATGGGATAGAGTTTTAAGAACTGTTGAAAGTTTAGAAGAAGAGATAATCAATAAAGATTTTAAAATTGAACATAAAGAAGGAATTTATTAA
- the folD gene encoding bifunctional methylenetetrahydrofolate dehydrogenase/methenyltetrahydrofolate cyclohydrolase FolD, whose product MILLDGKALSEKIKEEVKVEVAQLVEEKQITPGLAVILVGNDAASATYVASKAKSCKNAGIYSVVHEMPETITQEELLETIARMNENPKLDGILVQLPLPKHIDTTIVLEAINPLKDVDGFHPYNVGRMVSNLDAFLPATPFGVMRMFEEYGIELSGKNVVVIGSSDIVGKPMASLLINAKATVTVCNSRTKDLKAHTLAADIVVIAVGVPYLLKEDMVKDGAIVIDVGINRLENGKLVGDADFEGLKNKCSHLTPVPGGVGPMTIGMLLKNTLKAAKLRDKRESK is encoded by the coding sequence ATGATATTATTAGATGGAAAAGCATTATCTGAAAAAATCAAAGAAGAAGTTAAAGTTGAAGTAGCTCAGCTTGTAGAAGAGAAACAAATAACTCCAGGTTTAGCAGTTATTTTAGTTGGAAATGATGCCGCAAGCGCAACATATGTAGCAAGCAAAGCAAAATCATGTAAGAATGCAGGAATTTATTCTGTTGTTCATGAAATGCCTGAAACAATTACTCAAGAAGAATTGCTTGAAACAATTGCTAGAATGAATGAAAATCCAAAACTTGATGGTATTTTAGTTCAGCTTCCCCTTCCAAAACATATAGATACAACGATTGTATTAGAAGCGATTAATCCGTTAAAAGATGTAGATGGTTTCCATCCATACAACGTAGGAAGAATGGTTTCAAATCTTGATGCATTTCTGCCAGCAACTCCATTTGGTGTTATGAGAATGTTTGAAGAATATGGAATTGAATTAAGTGGAAAAAATGTAGTTGTAATTGGAAGTAGTGATATTGTTGGAAAACCTATGGCTTCACTTTTAATCAATGCAAAAGCTACAGTTACTGTTTGTAATAGTAGAACTAAAGATTTAAAAGCTCATACACTTGCAGCTGATATAGTTGTAATTGCTGTTGGAGTTCCATACTTACTAAAAGAAGATATGGTAAAAGATGGAGCGATTGTTATTGATGTGGGAATTAACAGACTTGAAAATGGAAAATTAGTTGGAGATGCTGATTTTGAAGGTTTAAAAAATAAATGTTCACATTTAACACCAGTTCCAGGTGGTGTGGGACCCATGACTATTGGAATGCTTTTAAAAAATACATTAAAAGCAGCAAAATTAAGAGACAAAAGAGAATCTAAATAA
- a CDS encoding 50S ribosomal protein L25/general stress protein Ctc, translated as MLEGIIRDSMTKQATKTLRRNGYLIANIYGKGLENISAAFKKNEFIKFLRNKETLAFDVNLSGNIIKVVVQEYQKCPLTSELLHVDLMVAQPGVKTSYKVPVKTTGIAKGLKNKGLLMIHTKRVPVKCTLENLPNNITLDVTNLDTGDNILIRDLTLPENVDCFLDPRVPVVGIIKAK; from the coding sequence ATGTTAGAGGGTATCATTAGAGATAGTATGACAAAACAAGCTACTAAAACTTTAAGAAGAAATGGATATTTAATTGCAAATATTTATGGTAAAGGTTTAGAAAATATTTCAGCTGCATTCAAAAAAAATGAATTCATCAAGTTTTTAAGAAACAAAGAAACTTTAGCATTTGATGTTAATCTTTCAGGAAACATAATCAAAGTTGTTGTTCAAGAATACCAAAAATGTCCATTAACTTCTGAATTATTACATGTTGATTTAATGGTTGCACAACCAGGTGTTAAAACTTCATATAAAGTTCCAGTTAAAACAACAGGTATTGCAAAAGGTCTTAAAAATAAAGGTCTTTTAATGATTCATACAAAAAGAGTACCAGTAAAATGTACACTTGAGAATTTACCAAATAACATCACTTTAGATGTAACAAACTTAGATACAGGTGATAATATCTTAATTAGAGATTTAACTTTACCAGAAAATGTAGATTGTTTCTTAGATCCAAGAGTACCAGTTGTTGGTATCATTAAAGCTAAATAA
- the pth gene encoding aminoacyl-tRNA hydrolase, whose protein sequence is MYLIVGLGNIGDKYQFTRHNIGFMVIDEITKNLSTSNINNPNFQSTLLKSGYNLFSKPTTYMNNSGVAVHSIKEYYKIDLENIIVIHDDLDLPFGAVKFKIGGGHGGHNGLRSLDSHIGKDYIRVRIGIGKPKEKLDVANYVLSNFSKEEMNQLQDIIPHTIKAIESLKTEEIDVVKSKYTLK, encoded by the coding sequence ATGTATTTAATAGTAGGTCTTGGTAATATTGGTGACAAATATCAGTTTACAAGACATAATATAGGTTTTATGGTTATCGATGAGATAACCAAAAATCTATCAACTTCAAATATAAACAATCCAAATTTTCAATCAACTCTTTTAAAATCAGGTTATAATCTTTTCTCAAAACCAACAACTTATATGAATAATTCAGGTGTTGCTGTTCATTCTATAAAAGAATATTACAAAATTGATTTAGAAAATATTATTGTAATTCACGATGATTTAGACTTACCTTTTGGAGCAGTTAAGTTTAAAATTGGTGGTGGTCATGGTGGTCATAATGGTCTTAGATCTTTAGATTCACATATTGGTAAAGATTATATAAGAGTAAGAATTGGTATAGGCAAACCAAAAGAGAAATTAGATGTTGCAAATTATGTATTAAGTAATTTTTCAAAAGAAGAAATGAACCAATTGCAAGATATAATTCCTCATACTATAAAAGCGATAGAATCACTTAAAACTGAAGAAATCGATGTAGTTAAATCTAAATATACATTGAAGTGA
- a CDS encoding LptF/LptG family permease, which yields MSILTKYILKKYLINFIIVLISLELFFVGIDYLQNFKNIPQSANLQLLYVLYNGFFTLTLALPLSIVFAWVITLVIFIKNNEFVAFNALGATRKDIFIPVVLMSISLLMLLISLQMTPLAYSYDQKRKILNDEYFTSTKNDIFLKYNDYYVYFKKLLPLEKRAEGIHIFRVKSEDVIETIVAQKAYFQNNRWYIVDAKIIKKPEDINKDDLEQRLDIKYEKFLHTLDGFKPKILDNVYEGKTDFSIYDAISAIILLKSQGINTDKIRAILYNQIFIPFFVIPLLLLVYAFASLNSRFFNLGKFVSMSIFGTLIVWGFFFMLYKLSSSGNLMPEVVLLLPFLFWIIISSVFYNNKINS from the coding sequence ATGAGCATATTAACAAAATACATTTTAAAAAAATACTTAATTAATTTTATAATTGTTTTAATATCTCTTGAACTTTTTTTCGTAGGAATAGACTATTTACAAAATTTTAAAAATATTCCCCAATCAGCAAATTTACAACTTCTTTATGTTTTGTATAATGGATTTTTTACTCTAACATTAGCTCTCCCTTTATCAATTGTTTTTGCATGGGTTATAACTTTGGTTATTTTTATTAAAAATAATGAATTCGTTGCTTTTAACGCATTAGGAGCTACTCGAAAAGATATATTTATTCCTGTTGTTTTAATGTCAATTTCTTTATTGATGCTACTAATTTCTTTGCAAATGACACCTCTTGCTTATTCTTATGACCAAAAAAGAAAGATTTTAAATGATGAATATTTTACAAGTACAAAGAATGATATCTTTCTAAAATATAATGACTATTATGTATATTTTAAAAAGTTATTGCCCTTAGAGAAAAGGGCTGAAGGTATCCATATTTTTAGAGTTAAAAGTGAAGATGTAATAGAAACTATTGTTGCTCAAAAAGCATATTTCCAAAATAATAGATGGTATATTGTTGATGCAAAAATTATTAAAAAACCAGAAGATATAAATAAAGATGATTTAGAACAAAGATTAGATATTAAATATGAAAAATTTTTACATACATTAGATGGATTTAAACCTAAAATTTTAGATAATGTTTATGAAGGTAAAACAGATTTTTCTATATATGATGCGATTTCTGCAATAATTTTATTAAAATCACAAGGGATTAATACTGATAAAATTAGAGCAATTTTATATAATCAAATATTTATTCCATTTTTTGTGATTCCATTACTTCTGCTTGTTTATGCTTTTGCTTCTTTAAATAGTAGATTTTTTAATTTAGGTAAATTTGTTTCTATGTCTATTTTTGGGACTTTAATAGTTTGGGGATTCTTTTTTATGTTATATAAACTATCAAGTTCTGGAAATTTGATGCCTGAAGTAGTTCTATTATTACCTTTTCTATTTTGGATTATAATATCATCTGTTTTTTACAACAATAAAATAAACTCTTAA
- a CDS encoding NUDIX domain-containing protein, whose translation MRSHVKTYGVVPYLIKGKDIKILLCLSVASRDKWGCLKGTKNKTETAYECAKREFYEESSISVEIALFEDYFEQLNIDKDVGVWLVNASNIENLDKFFSNDTLKSNYLSWENSKVKFFSLDNLPRIKNKQVNLIKEIKDFLKSKNLSH comes from the coding sequence ATGAGATCCCATGTTAAAACTTATGGAGTAGTTCCTTATTTAATTAAAGGTAAAGATATAAAGATATTATTGTGTTTATCAGTAGCTAGTAGAGATAAATGGGGATGTTTAAAAGGAACAAAAAATAAAACTGAAACAGCTTATGAATGTGCAAAAAGAGAGTTTTATGAAGAGAGTTCAATTAGTGTTGAAATTGCACTATTTGAAGACTATTTTGAACAATTAAATATTGATAAAGATGTTGGGGTTTGGTTAGTAAATGCCAGTAATATAGAAAATTTAGATAAATTTTTTTCTAATGATACTTTAAAAAGTAATTATTTATCTTGGGAAAATTCTAAGGTAAAGTTCTTTTCTTTAGATAATTTACCTAGAATTAAAAATAAGCAAGTAAATTTAATAAAAGAGATTAAGGATTTTTTGAAAAGTAAGAATCTATCCCATTAG
- a CDS encoding N-acetylmuramoyl-L-alanine amidase family protein, protein MNNKNYESVFDIKGQYKYINPTKLNIDEIDKIIATQNSSDSIRIRLINNSNFKVNYSLNDKELIITTTDLANNSNTQNTTTTTKKAINKTIVIDAGHGGDDVGAVGPNKRYEKVVNLNVSKYLASILKQRGYKVYLTRDKDKFIKVMDRTILANEKNADLFLSIHTNAVPKEKANQISGIETFFLSPARSERAKRVAALENKSDIREMSASSKDVFLESLNRPRITASHKFAIDVQAGLLQAARTKYKDTKDSGVREGPFWVLVGAQMPSILIELGYISHPEESRRLYEKSYQELLANGIANGIDSYFSKNP, encoded by the coding sequence ATGAATAATAAGAATTATGAAAGCGTATTTGATATAAAAGGTCAATATAAATATATTAATCCAACTAAATTAAATATAGATGAAATTGATAAAATAATTGCAACACAGAATAGTTCAGATAGTATTAGAATTAGACTTATAAATAACTCTAATTTTAAAGTAAATTATTCATTAAATGATAAAGAATTAATTATCACAACCACTGATCTTGCAAATAATTCAAATACACAAAATACAACAACTACTACTAAAAAAGCAATTAATAAAACAATTGTTATTGATGCAGGACATGGGGGAGATGATGTTGGAGCTGTAGGACCTAATAAAAGATATGAAAAAGTTGTAAATCTTAATGTATCTAAGTATTTAGCATCTATACTAAAACAAAGAGGTTATAAAGTTTATTTAACAAGAGATAAAGATAAATTTATAAAAGTTATGGATAGAACTATCCTAGCAAATGAAAAAAATGCTGATCTATTTTTATCTATTCATACAAATGCCGTTCCTAAAGAAAAGGCTAATCAGATTTCTGGAATTGAAACATTCTTCTTAAGTCCAGCAAGAAGTGAAAGAGCCAAAAGAGTTGCAGCACTTGAAAACAAATCAGATATTAGAGAGATGAGTGCTTCATCAAAAGATGTATTTCTTGAATCTTTAAATCGTCCAAGAATCACAGCTTCTCATAAATTTGCTATTGATGTACAAGCAGGCTTATTACAAGCTGCTAGAACAAAATATAAAGACACAAAAGATTCAGGTGTTAGAGAAGGACCATTCTGGGTTTTAGTAGGTGCTCAAATGCCTTCTATTTTAATAGAATTAGGGTATATTTCTCATCCTGAAGAGAGCAGAAGACTGTATGAAAAGAGTTATCAAGAACTATTAGCAAATGGAATTGCTAATGGGATAGATTCTTACTTTTCAAAAAATCCTTAA
- a CDS encoding nitronate monooxygenase, whose translation MKIGKYEIKHPIIQGGMGVGISWDQLAGNVSLEGGLGVISAVGTGYYKNKSENVHIVTKKDKPKDVLNFYSKDALTEIFQNARKICSDAPLACNVLYAINDYGRVVRDACEAGANIIITGAGIPTNMPEFTKEYPDVALIPIVSSARALKLICKKWERYNKLPDAVIVEGPLSGGHQGFKYEDCYKEEFQLENIVPDVIEEAKKWGNIPVIAAGGIWDKKDIDKFLEMGCVGVQMATRFIGTFECDADAQFKNVLLNAKAEDIQLMKSPVGLPARGVKTNLQFSIENHTAPKVQCISNCVAPCNRGHEAKLVGYCIADRLGAAYQGDVETGLFFSGSNGYRIDKIISVKELMQKLTVGE comes from the coding sequence TTGAAAATAGGAAAATATGAAATTAAACACCCAATAATTCAAGGTGGAATGGGAGTTGGAATTAGTTGGGATCAATTAGCTGGAAATGTAAGTCTTGAGGGTGGTCTTGGTGTTATTTCAGCTGTTGGAACAGGTTATTACAAAAATAAAAGTGAAAATGTACATATTGTTACAAAAAAAGATAAACCAAAAGATGTTTTAAACTTTTATAGTAAAGATGCCCTTACTGAAATCTTTCAAAATGCTAGAAAAATTTGTTCTGATGCACCATTAGCTTGTAATGTTTTATATGCAATTAATGATTATGGAAGAGTAGTACGTGATGCTTGTGAAGCAGGTGCTAACATCATAATAACAGGTGCTGGAATTCCTACAAATATGCCAGAATTTACAAAAGAGTATCCTGATGTTGCATTAATTCCTATTGTTTCAAGTGCAAGAGCTTTAAAACTTATTTGTAAGAAATGGGAAAGATATAATAAATTACCTGATGCTGTTATAGTTGAAGGTCCATTAAGTGGTGGACATCAAGGATTTAAGTATGAAGATTGCTATAAAGAAGAGTTTCAACTTGAAAATATCGTTCCTGATGTAATTGAAGAAGCAAAAAAATGGGGGAATATTCCTGTTATAGCAGCTGGTGGAATCTGGGATAAGAAAGATATTGATAAATTTTTAGAAATGGGATGTGTTGGTGTTCAAATGGCAACTAGATTTATAGGAACATTTGAATGTGATGCAGATGCACAATTCAAAAATGTACTTTTAAATGCAAAAGCCGAAGATATACAACTAATGAAATCACCTGTTGGATTACCTGCACGTGGTGTTAAAACAAATTTACAATTTTCAATAGAAAATCATACAGCACCAAAAGTTCAATGTATTTCAAACTGTGTTGCCCCATGTAATAGAGGACATGAAGCAAAACTAGTTGGGTACTGTATTGCTGATAGATTAGGAGCTGCTTATCAAGGTGATGTGGAAACAGGTCTTTTCTTTTCTGGTTCAAATGGATATAGAATTGATAAAATTATTTCTGTAAAAGAATTAATGCAAAAATTAACAGTTGGAGAATAG
- the tyrS gene encoding tyrosine--tRNA ligase — protein MENRVQEALNEIKRGTAEIIDIEAIEKVIKKYFETGENFYVKAGFDPTAPDLHLGHTVLIQKLATFQKFGGIIQFLIGDFTATIGDPTGKSETRKVLSNEQVLNNAETYKEQVFKILDPSKTQVMFNSTWLKELGTGGLIALASNLTVARMLERDDFSKRYASNTPIAVSEFIYPLLQGYDSVAMNTDIELGGTDQKFNLLMGRTLQKAYDCKKQQAVLMMPILEGLDGVQKMSKSLGNYIGVTDEPFDMFGKILSISDELMWRYFELLSSKSLKEIEEIKEGVKNETLHPKKVKESLAMEIVDRFHGVGFGEKAKEEFEKVFAKKDIPTDIPVFTFETSIWICQALVDSKLVDSTSQARRDIKANAVSVNQEKISDDKLNLEKGEFILQKGKKSFAKIIIK, from the coding sequence ATGGAAAATAGAGTTCAAGAAGCACTTAATGAAATAAAACGTGGAACTGCTGAAATTATAGATATTGAAGCAATAGAGAAAGTAATAAAAAAATATTTTGAAACAGGTGAAAATTTTTATGTAAAAGCAGGATTTGATCCAACTGCACCTGATTTACACTTAGGGCATACAGTTTTAATACAAAAACTTGCTACATTTCAAAAGTTTGGTGGAATTATACAATTTTTAATTGGAGACTTTACTGCAACAATCGGTGATCCAACTGGAAAAAGTGAGACTAGAAAAGTTTTAAGTAATGAACAAGTTTTAAATAATGCAGAAACGTATAAAGAACAAGTTTTTAAAATACTTGATCCAAGTAAAACTCAAGTTATGTTTAACTCAACTTGGTTAAAAGAGTTGGGAACTGGTGGATTAATTGCTCTTGCTTCAAATTTAACTGTTGCAAGAATGCTTGAACGTGATGATTTTTCTAAAAGATATGCTTCTAATACTCCTATTGCTGTTAGTGAATTTATATATCCTTTACTTCAAGGTTATGATTCAGTTGCTATGAATACTGATATAGAGCTTGGGGGAACAGATCAGAAATTTAATCTTTTAATGGGAAGAACTCTACAAAAAGCTTATGATTGTAAAAAACAACAAGCTGTATTAATGATGCCTATTTTAGAAGGTTTAGATGGTGTTCAAAAAATGTCTAAATCATTAGGTAATTATATTGGTGTAACTGATGAACCTTTTGATATGTTCGGAAAAATATTATCAATATCTGATGAATTAATGTGGAGATATTTTGAACTGTTATCTTCTAAATCACTAAAAGAGATAGAAGAGATAAAAGAAGGTGTAAAAAATGAAACTTTACACCCTAAAAAAGTAAAAGAATCTTTAGCAATGGAAATTGTTGATAGATTCCATGGTGTTGGCTTTGGAGAAAAAGCAAAAGAAGAATTCGAAAAAGTATTTGCTAAAAAAGATATTCCAACAGATATCCCTGTGTTTACTTTTGAAACATCAATTTGGATTTGTCAAGCATTAGTTGATAGTAAACTTGTTGATTCTACTTCTCAAGCAAGACGTGATATAAAGGCAAATGCCGTATCTGTAAACCAAGAAAAAATAAGTGACGACAAGTTAAATTTAGAAAAAGGTGAATTTATTTTACAAAAAGGTAAAAAAAGTTTCGCTAAGATAATAATAAAATAG